From one Staphylococcus kloosii genomic stretch:
- a CDS encoding undecaprenyl-diphosphate phosphatase, with amino-acid sequence MFILELIKGIILGIVEGLTEFAPVSSTGHMILVDDMWLKSSAFLGSESAFTFKVVIQLGSVFAAAWVFRERYFEMLHIGKYKSQPIDGLRHKPKRLNLLHILVGMIPAGVLGLLFDDVIEKYLFSVPTVMIGLLIGAVYMIMADIYSKKVPNPKTVDQINYLQAFIIGLSQAIAMWPGFSRSGSTISTGVLMKMNHKAASDFTFMMSVPIMLGASCLSLIKNIEFIHLNQLPFYILGFLAAFVFGLITIKLFLHLISKVKLLPFAIYRIILVIIIAILYFGFGIGHHITSA; translated from the coding sequence ATGTTCATTCTTGAATTGATCAAAGGAATTATATTAGGCATTGTTGAAGGTTTAACAGAATTCGCACCAGTTTCCTCTACTGGACATATGATTTTAGTTGATGATATGTGGTTAAAATCAAGCGCATTTTTAGGCTCTGAATCGGCATTTACTTTTAAAGTAGTCATTCAGCTCGGCTCCGTTTTTGCAGCTGCATGGGTCTTTAGAGAACGTTATTTTGAAATGCTTCATATAGGAAAATATAAATCCCAACCTATAGATGGTCTAAGGCATAAACCTAAACGCTTAAATCTATTACACATTTTAGTAGGTATGATACCTGCAGGTGTGTTGGGACTACTATTTGATGATGTTATTGAAAAGTATTTATTTAGTGTTCCAACTGTAATGATTGGTTTGCTAATCGGTGCTGTCTACATGATTATGGCCGATATTTATAGCAAAAAAGTACCTAATCCTAAAACAGTGGACCAAATAAATTATTTACAAGCTTTTATTATTGGATTATCACAAGCCATTGCTATGTGGCCCGGTTTCAGTAGATCTGGCTCTACCATATCGACGGGTGTACTTATGAAAATGAATCATAAAGCAGCTTCAGACTTTACATTTATGATGTCTGTGCCAATTATGCTAGGTGCAAGTTGTTTATCACTAATAAAAAATATTGAATTTATTCATTTAAATCAATTACCTTTCTATATTTTAGGATTTTTAGCAGCATTTGTATTTGGATTAATTACTATCAAATTATTCTTACATTTAATCAGTAAAGTTAAACTATTACCTTTTGCTATTTATAGAATAATTTTAGTAATCATTATTGCTATACTTTATTTTGGTTTTGGTATAGGTCATCATATTACAAGTGCATAA
- a CDS encoding YaiI/YqxD family protein, giving the protein MTRVIIDGDACPVTHSVIEMTTGTGIFVIIVRSFSHFSTAIQPDHVRTIYVDSGPEAVDYKIVQITKPNDIVITQDYGLASLLLNKVAIVLHHSGRHYTNDNIDTLLAQRHANAQFRKSGGRTKGPSKFTSEDQVQFKVKLAQILKDYIEEE; this is encoded by the coding sequence ATGACTAGAGTTATAATAGATGGAGATGCTTGTCCTGTTACTCATTCAGTTATTGAAATGACTACAGGGACAGGCATTTTTGTTATCATTGTACGCAGTTTCAGCCACTTTTCTACAGCTATCCAGCCCGACCATGTGCGTACCATTTATGTTGATAGTGGCCCAGAAGCCGTCGATTACAAGATTGTACAAATTACAAAACCTAACGATATCGTTATTACACAAGACTATGGATTAGCTAGTTTACTTCTAAATAAAGTCGCAATTGTATTACATCATTCCGGCCGTCATTATACGAATGACAATATCGACACTTTGCTCGCTCAGCGACACGCTAACGCACAATTTAGAAAAAGCGGCGGAAGAACTAAAGGCCCTTCTAAATTCACTTCTGAGGATCAAGTGCAATTTAAAGTAAAACTAGCACAAATTTTAAAAGATTACATAGAAGAGGAGTAA
- a CDS encoding LOG family protein → MKKIAVYCGASKGNNPIYVKEAYNLGKYMAEKGYELIFGAGSVGIMGAIQDGVLDAGGKVTGVMPKMLDEREITSQKVSELILVDSMHERKNKMAELADAFVMAPGGAGSLEEFFEMYSWSQIGIHQKPIAMFNINNFFDPLADLLLHMIDEGFIDQKYKQLAPLCNTKEDLLTTLEQYKPLGIRTYD, encoded by the coding sequence ATGAAAAAAATTGCAGTATACTGTGGTGCAAGTAAAGGTAACAATCCTATATATGTTAAAGAAGCGTATAATTTAGGAAAATATATGGCAGAAAAAGGTTATGAGTTAATATTTGGTGCCGGTTCAGTTGGCATTATGGGCGCAATTCAAGATGGCGTATTAGACGCTGGTGGTAAAGTAACCGGTGTAATGCCTAAAATGCTTGATGAGCGCGAAATTACGAGTCAAAAAGTTAGCGAACTGATACTTGTTGATTCTATGCACGAACGTAAAAACAAAATGGCAGAATTGGCCGATGCTTTCGTTATGGCTCCTGGTGGTGCTGGTTCTTTAGAAGAATTTTTCGAAATGTATAGTTGGTCACAAATAGGAATTCACCAAAAGCCAATTGCAATGTTCAATATCAATAACTTTTTTGACCCGTTAGCAGATTTATTGTTACATATGATTGACGAAGGATTTATTGACCAAAAATATAAACAACTAGCCCCATTATGTAATACAAAAGAAGATTTACTCACTACTTTAGAACAATACAAACCACTCGGTATACGTACTTATGATTAA
- a CDS encoding GNAT family N-acetyltransferase, with amino-acid sequence MTVYIETDRLILRDWHEEDLLPFQQMNANQQVRRFFPSLLSYRRSELDMQKMDEIIKEHGIGLFAVELKETGGWLGFIGVNYIATDSKYSFEELPFYEIGWRLIPEVWGNGIASEGAEAVLDYAASKGIEEVYALTAEQNISSIKVMEKINMQFYDHFEYPDLSNYNPLKKHVRYYKKLSK; translated from the coding sequence ATGACAGTTTATATCGAAACTGATCGTCTTATTTTAAGAGATTGGCATGAAGAAGATTTATTACCATTTCAACAAATGAATGCAAATCAACAAGTTAGACGTTTCTTTCCTAGCTTATTAAGTTATCGTCGTTCTGAATTAGATATGCAAAAGATGGACGAGATTATTAAAGAACACGGCATAGGATTATTCGCTGTCGAACTGAAAGAAACAGGAGGTTGGCTAGGGTTTATAGGTGTGAATTATATAGCCACAGACAGTAAATATAGCTTTGAAGAATTGCCGTTTTATGAAATTGGTTGGAGATTAATACCTGAAGTATGGGGCAACGGTATTGCTTCAGAAGGTGCGGAAGCGGTGTTAGACTATGCTGCGTCAAAAGGTATCGAAGAAGTTTATGCCCTAACTGCAGAACAAAATATTAGCTCTATTAAAGTAATGGAAAAAATAAACATGCAATTTTACGACCACTTTGAGTATCCCGATTTAAGTAATTATAATCCATTAAAAAAACATGTCAGATACTATAAAAAGTTAAGTAAATAA
- a CDS encoding SA0632 family lipoprotein — MKKWIVLILASTIALSGCGKSAEKESLQKDISKLEKENKELKQQKEKLSKQQDKLKDQADQLEKDIDSGSTSDDSSDKKKDSDKKKDK; from the coding sequence ATGAAAAAGTGGATTGTTCTAATATTAGCTTCGACCATCGCTTTATCAGGTTGTGGCAAAAGTGCAGAAAAAGAATCATTACAAAAAGACATTAGTAAATTAGAGAAAGAAAATAAAGAATTAAAACAACAAAAGGAAAAATTATCCAAGCAACAAGATAAACTAAAAGATCAAGCAGACCAACTAGAAAAGGATATTGATAGTGGTTCTACTAGTGACGATAGTAGTGATAAGAAAAAAGATTCGGATAAAAAGAAAGATAAGTAA